In Paenibacillus sonchi, the genomic stretch CGTACATGCGGCGCCGGCTGTGCTGCACAAGAAAGAGGATGAGAATCATGTTGAAGGCTGAAATGCTGCGGGACCCGGGTACTTTTGACAGATTGGAGCTAACGCCTGCCGGGGCCGTGAACCCGGTAAATGGACAATGTTATCCGTGGGAGCACGGATTTTTTGTGTTTCTGAATGAGGCTGATACGGAAGGCAGCAACAAAAAGTATATGGAAATGTACAATAAAATCGCCCGTTTTTACCGGCTGAGCAACAAAGCCTATTTCGCACTTAAATTTGGCGGGGAACGGAACTATAGACGACAGTTTCTCTCCATGCTTGAGCTGCGGGACGGCGATCATGTGCTGGAGACCTCAGTGGGCAGCGCCGATAATTTCCCCTATATTGATGCAAAGGCTGAGTTCTATGGATTGGATATCTCCAGCGGGATGCTGAAGCAGGCGGTCCGCAATCTGCGGCGCTGGAGGCTGAAGGCTGAGTTGTTTCAGGGGCAAGCAGAGGACCTGCCTTTTCAGGACAAGATGTTTGACTGTGTGTATCATGTAGGGGGCATCAATTATTTCGGTGATCCGGGCCGTGCGGTGCTGGAGATGATCCGGGTGGCGAAAAGCGGCACCAGGCTGATGATTGCCGATGAGACGGAGAAGCTGGTCCAAGGAACCTATGAGAAGGTGCCGGTGGTCAAGGGTTATTTTGAGAAGGGGAAGGATTTGCCGGGCATTCTGGGGTTGATTCCGGAGAACATGCTGGAGATTGAATACAGGGAAGTCTGCAAAGGGTTGATGTACTGCATAACATTCAGGAAACCGTAAATGCAGCAGAATAGCTGCTGCTTACCCCGGCTCAGGATTTTGCATAACAGAAATTCCGGTCTTTGTTTGCCTAATGTGCATGGGAACGTATAAACTAATTACATGTGACTTATTAGACAGGGGGACAAACAATGGCGATCTATACACGTACGGGTGACAAAGGGGAAACCTCGGTTATTGGCGGCAGAGTGGGCAAGGATGATGTGCGCGTGGAGGCCTACGGCACGATTGATGAGCTGAACAGCTTTGTCGGCCAGGCGCGCAGCCTGATGGAGGACGCGAAGTTCGCAGATGTCCGGGAGCAGCTGCTGGAGATTCAGCATGAGCTGTTCGATTGCGGTTCTGATCTGGCTTTTGTGAAGCTTAGCGAGAACAAATATAAGGTGAAAAGCGAGATGGCGGAACGCCTTGAAGGCTGGATCGATGCCCTGCAGGCGGAGAATCCGGTGCTGGAGCGCTTCATCCTGCCGGGGGAAGCCAGCTCTCTTCTGTGCTGCATGTCTGCCGCACGGTATGCCGCCGTGCGGAACGGCGTGCGGTGACGCTGGGCCGGAGTGCGGATATCAACCAGGAGGCTGTGATTTATCTGAACCGGCTGTCGGATTACTTTTTTGCGCTGGCCCGCACGGCCAATACACGCCTGGGGATTGCTGATGTAGAATATGTGCGCAGCAAAAAGGTGTTCCGCAACTAAGATGACAACGGGCTATTATTCACCAATTACCTATCAAGTGCCGCCGTCTGAGGACGGCTGGCTGCTGAAAACCATTCTGCAGAAGCGGATGGATGTGTCCCGCAAGCTGCTGTCCCGGCTCAAAATGACCGAGCAGGGCATTATGCTGAATGGAGAACGGGTCTACATTAGCGTCCGGGTCAACGCAGGAGATGCCGTGCAAATCCGTATGGAGCAGGAGACCTCGGAGGACATTTTGCCGCAGCCGCTTCCTTTTGAGATCCTCTATGAGGATGAGCATCTGCTGGTTGTCAACAAGGCCGCCGGGATGATTGTGCATCCGACCCACGGGCATTATACGGACACATTGGCGAACGGAGTCGTCTATTACTGGGCGCAAAAGGGCGAGCAGTTCCGCTTCCGTCCCGTCCACCGGCTGGATCAGGAGACATCCGGCGTGCTGGTTATTGCGAAGAATCCCTACAGCCACCAGCATATTTCCGAGCAGATGATTGCCGGAACTGTGGACAAGCGCTACAACGCTTGGGTTCACGGCGTTCCTCCTGTGCTGAGCGGCGATATCGACGGTCCGATCGACCGCGACCCGGCGGAGCCGCACCGGCGGATCGTGACGCCGGACGGCTATCCTTCCTTGACCCGCTACGAGGTCAAGGAGGTGTACCCCGGCGCAGCCAAGGTCGAGCTGAAGCTGGAGAGCGGCCGCACCCATCAGATCCGGGTGCATATGGGCTCTATCGGCTGCCCGCTGATCGGTGACGGCATGTACCGTCACCCGCTCTATAGCAAGGCGGGCCTGCCGGCCGGGGAGCCAGGGGCACGGGTCCCGGAGCGAGTGCAGCTGGAGCGGGTAGCGGAGCTGGATGCGGGGGAGCGAGCGCAATTGGAGCGGATAGCGGAGCTGGATGCATCCATTTCGCGCCAGGCGCTGCACGCGGTGCGGTTGTCCTTCCAGCATCCGGTGCTGCGCACGGAGCTGGCGTTTGAAGCTCCGCTGCCGCCGGATCTGGCGCTGCTTCAGGCGAAGCTGCAGCGGGAGGCGGCGGCAGCGCCGGCGCCCGGCTGTGATCGAAATGAGAGGTGAAAATACCTTTGAAATCGCCTCGCGCAAACGCGCTATACGCAGAAGGAGATTTTTAACTCTACTATTTACTTTAACTTACTCAACCCATTAATCTCAGTATACACCGGAGGAGCAGCCGATGAGTCATCTAAAAGTCTATCAATATCCTAAATGCAGCACGTGCCGCAGTGCGGTAAAGTGGTTAAAGGAGGCAGGCCATGAGCTGGAGCTGCAGCATATCGCCGAGCAGCCGCCTACCGTCCAAGAACTGCGCGTGCTGGTGGCGAACAGCGGGCTTGAGCTGAAGAAGTTTTTTAATACAAGCGGTGAGGTCTATAAGAACCTTGGCCTTAAGGACAAGCTGCCGGGTCTCAGTGAAGAAGAGCAGCTGGACCTGCTGTCCAGGCACGGCATGCTGATCAAACGTCCGGTTGTCACTGACGGCAAGAAGGTTACTGTGGGATTTAAGGAAGAGCAATACAGCCAATCTTGGTCAATGTAGCCACCCGGATTTCCCTGTTGCGTAAGAACCGTCCAAGCTATGCCGTTAATCCAGTCCGCCGAATCGTATTGTACCTCCGGGACAGCGTTCTGAATTGACATTACTTTAACCCGGCGTTGATACTGTGATAATTTTTCCGCTTTAAAGTAAACATGAGAGAGCCAACTTAAAGCCGCAGGGTAGGAGACGAGGAGAAAACCCTCTATGCGTCAAAGTGAATGCAGGCCCGTTTCGGGTTTGATTTCACCTTGACGGATTGCAGGGTTTTTTGTGCTGCTCAGATTACACTACGACATTTGGGAGGGTACAACCGCAGATGCAAAAAGTGCAAAAAGTGCGAAAAGCAAAAAAGCTTGTGAACCTGGTGGCAATTGCCGCTATATTGACCGGCCTACTGGATACGTCATTTTTGCCCGCAACCGTTTCGGCTGCAATGTCTTCTACAGCGGCGACTGAATCTTCATCCCCGGTGACAGCAGAGTCACCAGGATCTGCGAATGTACCAGCGGAACCAGCAGCAGCGATACCTGTACAGTCAGCAGCTGCCGAGCCTGGAAGAGCGGCGGCTGAGGTCAAACGGACATCGACCGCTCCGGTTATTGACGGCAAACTGGACGAAGGTTTCTGGAGTCTCCACGAGTCATTAAGCGTGCGGACCGGGGAGCCGGCAGGGGAGAACAGCAGCTTCGGGCTGCTGTGGGACAGCACCTATTTATACATTGCTGTGGATGCGCCTGACAGCACACCGGTCTACGACGGTGCGGGATATTGGTTCGATCAGGACAATCTGAATCTGTTCCTGGACCCGACGCTGCACCGGTCATCCCCTTTTGCGAAGGATGATATGCAGATTGGCATCCTTTACCGTCCGGGCAGCAGCACGCCTGAATTCCGTTTTGGGGCGGCGCTGAACAATCATCAGGGCAAGGATGAGAAGCAGATACTGCGTTCTATCCACCAGAACGGGGAAGGCTGGAGTGCGGAAATTGCTGTACCTTGGGAGATGCTGGGCCTGGACCCGCATCTGACGAAGCAATTGGGGCTGGAACTGAGTGTGACTGACCGGCTGGAGAAATCTGACGCCACAGCGCAGCGCACAGGGTACTGGAGCGCCTACAATTCCTCCAGCTTCTGGAATGATACCTCCGGCTATGGAGTCATTACGTTAAGTGACGAACAACCGGTCAGCGGGGAGGTTAATCCAATACTGCTGGAGGAGAATTTCGACGGTTATGCGGATGGAGCCATACCTGAAGACTGGATTGCCGACGGGAGTGCAGGCAGCAGCCCGTTTGCGGTAGTGCGGGAGCCGAGTGTGGTGACGGAAGCAACATACAATTCAGGCCAAGACATTGCCAGCGTTATGGAAGCAACCTACGACACAGACCAAGACCAAAACATTAACAGTGTTACGGAAGCCGTCTATAACAATGGCAGATTGCGGTTTGACGGCAATGCCGCCGGACGGCAGGGCCGGATTGTGGCCCCGGTGCAGGCGGATCATTATACGATTGAAGCGGATGTCCGCTTCGAAAGTGTGCTGAACAGTGCCCGCTGGGCTGCGCTTATGTTCCGCGTCCCGGCCAACGGCAAACTGCCGTATTACCAGATGGCGGTGCGCCAGAACGGGAAATACGAGCTGGCCTACCGGAAGCCGGACGGGAACTGGAATGTGATGTCGGACGGAAGTGGTGCACCGCTTGCCTTGAACAAGGATTATACAATGAAGGTCCGTGTCTTCGGCGATAACGTCAAGGAATACATCAAGGCCAAGGATGAGGCGGATTATACTCTGCTGCTGGACAAACCGCTTGAGAATGGGCTGCTGGATAAAGGCAAAGTGGGCTTCCAGGTTGATCAGTCGGCGGTTTCTTTTGACAACCTGAAGGTGACACGGATTACAGCCGACCGTCTGGAGCTGGATCTGCCGCAGCAGGCGGAAGCGCTGGCAGGCCCGCTGACGGTAACAGCTTCGGTGTATTATTCTGACGGGCTGACAGAGCCGGTGCAGGCAAATGGCTTGAAGCTGTACTCTTCCGACGAGAGCATTGTGCGGATCGTCAACAATCAGCCGGTGCCGGTCAAAGAAGGGCAGGCAACGGTCACAGCCGTCTACTATCAGGCGGAGGCCAGCCGTCTGCTGACCGTTACGCCTTCCAAGACAGGGGCAAAGGTGCTGAGCCTCAGCCACGAAACCGGCTATGTGCTGGAACAGACTGGCCGGGAGCTGGCACTTGACACACTGACGTTCCACGCGGAATCCAGCGACTACAGCTCGGCAGAACTGAAGGGGGATGCGCTGGAATGGAGCACAGACAGCAAGGGGGTTATTCTCGGCAAAGACGGGATAGCTGTCGAGACGGAGGGCATACATCAGCTGACCGGGCGGAAGGATGATGCTGTTATCAGATTAATTCTGGTGGCCAAAAAACCGGAAGCCAAGGAATACGTTTTGTTTGAGGATAACTTTGACAGCACACCGGAGGGGACGCTTCCAGACGGCTGGAAAAGGGTGCAGGGCATGACAGCCGGCAAAGCTGCCGTGAAGGGGGGAGCGCTGGAGCTGAACGCCACGGCGGCCCCGGACAATCCGTTGCGCGTAATGCTGCCGGATTATCTAAGCCTGTTTGGCAACTATGTGATTGAAGCTGATGTCACCCACACGGACGCAGCAAATGCCTCGCGCTGGAATTCGGTGATGTTCCGGGTCCAGCAGGGCGATTACCCGTATTACCAGATGGCGGTGCGCAAAGATCCTTCCGCTGCCAATGGTGTGGAATTCGCCGAGCGGACGGCGGCCAATCAATGGAATGTAATGGAGAGAGGCTCCTATACGGAGCCGCTGGCCGAGGGTACGCCGCTGCACTATACGATCAAGGCTTACGGCAACCAGGTTCAGGAGTGGATTAACAATCAGCTGATGATCGAGACGCTTCGGGCGAACAGTTATGCCAAAGGCGGGATTGGCCTGCAGGCGGACAGCAGCAGGATGCGGGTCGATAACCTTCGGGTGACCTTGCTGGAGGAACCGCTGCCGGCACCTGTGATCGAGCCCTTCATTAAAGTGGCGGAGCCGGAAACCCAAATTGCGCTTGCTCCGACGATTGTTACAGAGATCAAGCAGTCAAGCGACCTTGGCAAGCTGGCCGCAGACCAGCTTCCGGCCACGGCAATCCTGCATCTGAACCCGGAGCTGATGGTGATTGAGCCGGGAACCGGAGCGGTAATTGCAGCTCTGCCTGAAGTGCTGGCGGGAGCCGGGAACCGGGTAATCCCTGCTTTGTATGTCCATGATGCGCTGACGGTGGACCGGCTGGTGCAGGTGCTGCGGGAGCGCGGGCTGGAGGACGTGTTCGTGGTTTCGGAGCAAGGGGAACTGATTAAGCGGGCCAGGGCGGCTTACCCGATGGCACGCGGCATTCTTGACTTCACCGCTGCGGAGAATCCGGGACCGGAGGAACTGCTGGAGATGCGCCGTGCCACAGCGGCCAGCGGAGCGAGAGTAGCGATGCTGGCTGAGAATGCAGCGACCCGCGGGAATACGGCGTATCTGCAGAAGCTGGCGGTAATGGTCTGGAGTGAGGCGAAGACACCTGCGCCTTCCGGCACGGCGGCCGGATTGCATCAATTGATCACAGCCGGCGTGAACGGTCTGGTAACGGATGTACCCGCTGCGGCTCATGCGGCACTGGCGCTGTACAACCGCGATACCACGCTGATCCGCAAGGTGTATATCATTGGACACCGCGGGATGCCTTCCGTGTCGCCGGAGAATACAATCGAAAGCAACAGGCTGGCACTGGATGCCGGGGCGGATTTTATCGAAAATGACATGTTCCTGACTACGGACGGACATCTGATCATCACGCACTCCCCGGTGCTGGAGACCACAACGGACGGGAGCGGACCGGTGGAGAATTATTCACTGGAGCAGCTTAAAACCTACAATGCCAACAAGACTTACCCGGAGGGCTTCCCGCTCGTGAGAATGCCGACCCTGGATGAGCAGCTGGAGCTGGCGCGTTCGCGCGGCAGGCTGGTGTATGCCGAGATCAAGACGCAGACGCCTGAGGCGGTGGATGCCTTTGTCCGCACAGTGAAGGAGCACAAAGCAGAGGATATTGTAAATGTGATGTCTTTTTACCCGGCCCAGCTGGAGCGGCTGAATAAACTGATGCCGGAAATTCCCGCCGGACTGCTGACCGGTTATATCGCCAGCGAAAATAACGTGGAAGGCTCACTGCGGGATACGCTGAAGACGGTATCGAAGCTTAATCTCACCTTCAATACGGATTACAACGGGCTTGGACCGGAGTTCATGGAGGCGGCGAAACACCGCGGCCTGCTCATCTCCCCCTGGACGCTTAACAAACGCGAGGATGTGATCCGCTTCCTGAAGCTTGGAGCCTTCGGCATCACTACAGACTATGCCTATTGGGCATCCGATTGGGCGGCCTCACTGAGTGCGAAGCAAGCCCGGATTGAATTGAATATAGGTGAAGAGCGGAACCTTGAAGCCATCGTGGAGACCTATAAGGGCGAGCGCAAGGAGATCACGCCTGAGCTTGTATTCCTGGATGGGCAGGAACTGCTGCAGGCGGACAAAGGCCGGGTGAATGCCCGGAAACCGGGAACCGCCCATGTGCTGCTGCGTTACTCAGCTTCCATAGAGAACGGGGGCACGTATGATCTTTATTCGCAGCCGGTGGAAATTACGGTGCAAAGTGCTGCGGGTCCGACATCCACGCCAACACCGACAACAACGCCAACGGCAACACCGACTGCAACGCCAACAGCAACACCAACGGTAACACCGATAGCAACACCAACGGTAGTACCAACACCAACACTATCGCCGACGCCTGCGGCCACTATGGCACCAGGTAGTGGA encodes the following:
- a CDS encoding class I SAM-dependent methyltransferase, which codes for MLKAEMLRDPGTFDRLELTPAGAVNPVNGQCYPWEHGFFVFLNEADTEGSNKKYMEMYNKIARFYRLSNKAYFALKFGGERNYRRQFLSMLELRDGDHVLETSVGSADNFPYIDAKAEFYGLDISSGMLKQAVRNLRRWRLKAELFQGQAEDLPFQDKMFDCVYHVGGINYFGDPGRAVLEMIRVAKSGTRLMIADETEKLVQGTYEKVPVVKGYFEKGKDLPGILGLIPENMLEIEYREVCKGLMYCITFRKP
- a CDS encoding RluA family pseudouridine synthase; this encodes MTTGYYSPITYQVPPSEDGWLLKTILQKRMDVSRKLLSRLKMTEQGIMLNGERVYISVRVNAGDAVQIRMEQETSEDILPQPLPFEILYEDEHLLVVNKAAGMIVHPTHGHYTDTLANGVVYYWAQKGEQFRFRPVHRLDQETSGVLVIAKNPYSHQHISEQMIAGTVDKRYNAWVHGVPPVLSGDIDGPIDRDPAEPHRRIVTPDGYPSLTRYEVKEVYPGAAKVELKLESGRTHQIRVHMGSIGCPLIGDGMYRHPLYSKAGLPAGEPGARVPERVQLERVAELDAGERAQLERIAELDASISRQALHAVRLSFQHPVLRTELAFEAPLPPDLALLQAKLQREAAAAPAPGCDRNER
- a CDS encoding arsenate reductase family protein, whose product is MSHLKVYQYPKCSTCRSAVKWLKEAGHELELQHIAEQPPTVQELRVLVANSGLELKKFFNTSGEVYKNLGLKDKLPGLSEEEQLDLLSRHGMLIKRPVVTDGKKVTVGFKEEQYSQSWSM
- a CDS encoding glycerophosphodiester phosphodiesterase family protein; amino-acid sequence: MQKVQKVRKAKKLVNLVAIAAILTGLLDTSFLPATVSAAMSSTAATESSSPVTAESPGSANVPAEPAAAIPVQSAAAEPGRAAAEVKRTSTAPVIDGKLDEGFWSLHESLSVRTGEPAGENSSFGLLWDSTYLYIAVDAPDSTPVYDGAGYWFDQDNLNLFLDPTLHRSSPFAKDDMQIGILYRPGSSTPEFRFGAALNNHQGKDEKQILRSIHQNGEGWSAEIAVPWEMLGLDPHLTKQLGLELSVTDRLEKSDATAQRTGYWSAYNSSSFWNDTSGYGVITLSDEQPVSGEVNPILLEENFDGYADGAIPEDWIADGSAGSSPFAVVREPSVVTEATYNSGQDIASVMEATYDTDQDQNINSVTEAVYNNGRLRFDGNAAGRQGRIVAPVQADHYTIEADVRFESVLNSARWAALMFRVPANGKLPYYQMAVRQNGKYELAYRKPDGNWNVMSDGSGAPLALNKDYTMKVRVFGDNVKEYIKAKDEADYTLLLDKPLENGLLDKGKVGFQVDQSAVSFDNLKVTRITADRLELDLPQQAEALAGPLTVTASVYYSDGLTEPVQANGLKLYSSDESIVRIVNNQPVPVKEGQATVTAVYYQAEASRLLTVTPSKTGAKVLSLSHETGYVLEQTGRELALDTLTFHAESSDYSSAELKGDALEWSTDSKGVILGKDGIAVETEGIHQLTGRKDDAVIRLILVAKKPEAKEYVLFEDNFDSTPEGTLPDGWKRVQGMTAGKAAVKGGALELNATAAPDNPLRVMLPDYLSLFGNYVIEADVTHTDAANASRWNSVMFRVQQGDYPYYQMAVRKDPSAANGVEFAERTAANQWNVMERGSYTEPLAEGTPLHYTIKAYGNQVQEWINNQLMIETLRANSYAKGGIGLQADSSRMRVDNLRVTLLEEPLPAPVIEPFIKVAEPETQIALAPTIVTEIKQSSDLGKLAADQLPATAILHLNPELMVIEPGTGAVIAALPEVLAGAGNRVIPALYVHDALTVDRLVQVLRERGLEDVFVVSEQGELIKRARAAYPMARGILDFTAAENPGPEELLEMRRATAASGARVAMLAENAATRGNTAYLQKLAVMVWSEAKTPAPSGTAAGLHQLITAGVNGLVTDVPAAAHAALALYNRDTTLIRKVYIIGHRGMPSVSPENTIESNRLALDAGADFIENDMFLTTDGHLIITHSPVLETTTDGSGPVENYSLEQLKTYNANKTYPEGFPLVRMPTLDEQLELARSRGRLVYAEIKTQTPEAVDAFVRTVKEHKAEDIVNVMSFYPAQLERLNKLMPEIPAGLLTGYIASENNVEGSLRDTLKTVSKLNLTFNTDYNGLGPEFMEAAKHRGLLISPWTLNKREDVIRFLKLGAFGITTDYAYWASDWAASLSAKQARIELNIGEERNLEAIVETYKGERKEITPELVFLDGQELLQADKGRVNARKPGTAHVLLRYSASIENGGTYDLYSQPVEITVQSAAGPTSTPTPTTTPTATPTATPTATPTVTPIATPTVVPTPTLSPTPAATMAPGSGGYTPPGAAPGSGNTSVPGTVGVTPSPAVPVLEAVDGTVEAAVLEKAFRSSAQVAVNFTGDTLELPAPVLQNAAHSGTLLKVAHTEAKAGYILPLEQLQLEQLAAELGTGLQEMKLKVTIRRLDGEAAAAVTRAVELAGGRQMAPAVEFNLEAMSDVRSTPVLSGSRYLTRSLALDLPAGSTATGIMFSPEKGTLSFVPAGFTGDGTGGMLRQIQSGSSILSVMTLDTSFRDLNGHWAERQAKQLADKLLLNGTGGGRFEPERAVTRAEFAAMLARALALPAGQGSGKAAAWPDVQPADWFAGDVSAAAAAGLISGFGDGTLRPDAKVTRSEQAVMLARALRYIGQNGAAGGTAAESAPALELFKDAAGISWAREEWTMVIQAGLMNGVSQERLMPGMNATRAQSAVLLQRFLSLAGFIQ